CCTCTCGTCGGGCTCTCATAGCCTCGCCCATATCGGCTTTGAGAGTTCTGCCTGCTCCTCAATGAACAGTATCGGCCTTAAGACACGATGGTAAATTTCGGGGCTCAATCCCTTCACTTGCGTTGTGTCCCGATGTCTCCTACCTTCCAGCATCATTCAGTTTGTTACCTCCCTGAATGTGGAATTAAGTATTGAGCTGGTGGCTAGCCTTTGCCCAAGTTGGACTTTCACCAACAAGACCCAATACGCTTTGCTTGGCACACTCATCTTAAAAACCTCCTTTTTATTATCTTCATAAAGAAGAATACTACAAAAATTCTTGTTTGTCAATTTTTTTTTGTCATTTAATTATTGACTTTTAATTTTTTTGACAAAAGCAAGATTTTAGGTTATATTTAAAATAGATGAAAAAGATTATTTTAGCAATTATTCTTGCAAGTAGGGGGTTTTGTCTTACCGCAAAAACAGGGTTTGAAAGGGATGTTATATTTCTTGAGATTGGCTTTGACCCATTAAAGGTTGAAAGATGCCTTGATTATTCCATTGTCCGCTCGCCTGGATGCAGGGCTTCATATAAAGCAGGAGATCCCCTTCTTCCGATAAAGGAGCTTTTCTTGCTCCTTCCACCAGATGCAGAGATTTCTGATGTAAAGGTTTTTTCCTGAAGTGATAATGATGGATGGAGAATACAAGATTCCTTGTGTGCCAAAGCCACTTACCATTGGAACAGAAACTCCCATACTCCTTGTTGATGAAAAAGGAAACCTCATCCCCTTGATGAGGGATGAATTCCTTAAATACTACAAAGAGGCAAAGACAGAGGGGATCTTTCCAAAAAGCCTTGTTTTTACTGGAGATATTCAGAGATTTAGTTGATAATACATCTTACAAACCAGGATGGCCATTTATAACAAAGGATAGAGTCTGGACATCACCAACAATAGCTGATGTTAATAATGATGGCAAGCTTGAGATAGCAATAACAACGGGAGAACTTGGCAGGCTTAGCCTATACCTATTTGATGAGGGTGGCAAGATACTTCCTGGCTGGCCAGTAGAGATGCCAGATTACTATGGTGTTTGGGGGATGTGTATATATGACCATAGCTCATCGCCTGCTTTGGGTGATATAGATGGGGATTCTGATTTAGAGATAGTCCTTATGTCTGGTAGTTACCTTCGCGCCTTCCACCATAATGGCACTTGTGTAAAGGGATTTCCTTTTGGAGTAATAGAAGATGACTTTACACAGTTTACCACACCCAGCCTTGTTGATCTGGATTATGATGGCGATATGGAGATAATTACAAGCTCAGGTGCCTGGTTGTATGCCATCCAGGGAAATGGAGAGCTTATATGGTATTGGCCAGCTAAAGCAGAACCAGGTTCAGCATACAAGAGTGTTTCTGTTGGCGATATAGACAATAATGGGGATTTAGAAATAGCAGTTGATGGCCACCCATGGTGTTATGACTATTATACCTACATTCTAAAGCATAATGGAAAAAGAATTTCTATGTTTAAAACAAATGGAAACCAACCTACCCTTGCTGACCTTGATGGAGATGGTAGTCTTGAAATAATCTTTTCTTCATCCGACAAAGTAAATGTAATTAAAGAAGATGGAAGCCAATTCCCAGGATGGCCAGCAATGGCTGAACAACTAAACTTAACCTTTCCACCAAGCATAGGTGATATAGATAAAGATAGTGATTTGGAAATAGTTGTTGGAAGTCGGGATGACAATAAAATATATGCATTTCATATCAATGGCCAGATGGTAAAAGGCTTCCCTATTTCTTTTTCTAATAACTATCTCACGCCTATATCTATAGGTGATATAGACAATGATGGTGCCTGCGAAATATTGGTTGGCAACTATGGTGGAGCAATAGAGGGATTGAATGGGGATGGAAGTAAAGTTTTAGGCTTTCCAATAAAAACAAAGGGGTCAATTCTCTCCCAACCTGTTGTAGTTGATATAGACAGGGATGGAAAAACAGAGATAATCTATGGGGCAACAAAGGGAGGAATTTATGTTTTATCCTCTGAGGGAGACCCAAATAATATCCAATGGCAATATTATTGCAATGACCAATTCCATAGAGGTGTATATCCAAAGAAAAAAGGCTCTTTTAGCATAGATGCACCAGGGATGGTAGAGGTAGGTATGCCATTCTCTGTTTGTGTATCATCTTATAAACCTTATTCAGGGAGCATATCCTTTAGCCTAAATAGTGGAACAATAACACCAATAGAGGCATTTTTAGAAACACCAAAAACCCTGGATATGACCATACATTCAGAGGGAGAGCTTTTGTTTATAAAGGCTTATGATAAAGATGGAAATTACGGCATATCTAATCCAATTGCTGCAAGAAAGGATTTAATTCCACCTGCAAGGATAGATGATTTTAAGGTAAAAATAGAGGGTGATAATTCCCTTCTCCTTTCCTGGACAGCCCCAGGGGATGATGGAATACAAGGAACAGTCGCAGGTTATGAAATTAGATACTCAACCTCTACTTTGGATGAAAAAACCTGGTTTTTTGCAGATAAGGTCAAGGAAGAAATATCTCCAAAAACAGGAGGAGAAAAAGAGGAGTTTATCCTTTCAGGACTTAATCCAAACTATGCTTACTGGATAGGGATAAAGGCAAGGGATGAGTCAGGAAATGAATCGCCAATATCCATAGCTACTGGAAAAACAACAGGTTATTCTATCTCTATTAGTCCAAATAGGGGTAATTCTGGAATAGAGCTACTCGTTTTTGGCAAAGGCTATGAAGCCCTTACCCTTGT
The sequence above is a segment of the bacterium genome. Coding sequences within it:
- a CDS encoding FG-GAP-like repeat-containing protein, with translation MFLLEIFRDLVDNTSYKPGWPFITKDRVWTSPTIADVNNDGKLEIAITTGELGRLSLYLFDEGGKILPGWPVEMPDYYGVWGMCIYDHSSSPALGDIDGDSDLEIVLMSGSYLRAFHHNGTCVKGFPFGVIEDDFTQFTTPSLVDLDYDGDMEIITSSGAWLYAIQGNGELIWYWPAKAEPGSAYKSVSVGDIDNNGDLEIAVDGHPWCYDYYTYILKHNGKRISMFKTNGNQPTLADLDGDGSLEIIFSSSDKVNVIKEDGSQFPGWPAMAEQLNLTFPPSIGDIDKDSDLEIVVGSRDDNKIYAFHINGQMVKGFPISFSNNYLTPISIGDIDNDGACEILVGNYGGAIEGLNGDGSKVLGFPIKTKGSILSQPVVVDIDRDGKTEIIYGATKGGIYVLSSEGDPNNIQWQYYCNDQFHRGVYPKKKGSFSIDAPGMVEVGMPFSVCVSSYKPYSGSISFSLNSGTITPIEAFLETPKTLDMTIHSEGELLFIKAYDKDGNYGISNPIAARKDLIPPARIDDFKVKIEGDNSLLLSWTAPGDDGIQGTVAGYEIRYSTSTLDEKTWFFADKVKEEISPKTGGEKEEFILSGLNPNYAYWIGIKARDESGNESPISIATGKTTGYSISISPNRGNSGIELLVFGKGYEALTLVNIDFGTHIGISSCFTSDLGAFTCSFSITPQAFERIIVVAYSNLSKKGDFASFDLVPACIISGYIRNKNGNGIPDVSVYLYEINRTIRTYTDINGLYKLSAPINSPYVDIYPSRTGWMFIPSSRRHYDLDKDLFSEDFTGYYETDTHIEVYSSMENQVSVDGYGFGKNESIAIDFGEIKTIATSTSNPSGRFNQSFGIPTIPVGTKTITARGLSSGSIATRSFFVKRKGFVMLNLNIPPLHLDPFVAFGDYNNDGWIDLAICGKVKGVGEGDITRIYKNNNGKFIDSGNVFPGVIFGCLAWLDYDRDSDLDLVVTGSGWNGQKYIGKILGMRQALSLTLK